The Mytilus trossulus isolate FHL-02 chromosome 3, PNRI_Mtr1.1.1.hap1, whole genome shotgun sequence genome contains a region encoding:
- the LOC134709414 gene encoding glutamate receptor ionotropic, kainate 2-like, which produces MYGALLTQGGEHMAGSSSGRTLLSSWWIFCIIMMATYSGNLVAFLTVTKDKLPFSDIAGLVELGSYKWGTQEGTVFETIFKASTRPDYVKFWKGVVDNNKTNPNILSADGDVQVRLVMEGDYAYVGDKTHFELTMATNCHLTMVLSDIVSMQYAIALPNNSPFTKIFSDEMTAMFGNGLFQMWKLKHWPKHGMCHDDARKESTPITLIDIHSSFYVVAIGIFVALIFLICECFKWKLYSKHSRKLLQDQVKETEHDIELVKTKSDLEDSMLY; this is translated from the exons ATGTATGGTGCTCTATTAACTCAAG GGGGTGAACATATGGCAGGTTCGTCCTCAGGTCGGACATTATTAAGCTCTTGGTGGATATTTTGCATCATAATGATGGCAACATACAGCGGTAACCTTGTGGCCTTCCTAACTGTAACTAAAGATAAACTGCCATTCTCTGATATTGCTGGACTTGTGGAACTTGGTAGTTATAAATGGGGAACACAAGAGGGAACTGTCTTTGAAACGATTTTCAAG gCTTCCACCCGACCAGATTATGTAAAGTTTTGGAAGGGAGTGGTTGACAACAATAAAACGAACCCGAATATTCTGAGTGCAGACGGAGATGTTCAAGTACGACTTGTAATGGAGGGAGACTACGCATATGTAGGTGACAAAACTCACTTTGAATTAACGATGGCTACTAACTGTCATCTGACAATGGTGCTTTCAGATATTGTTTCAATGCAATACGCCATAGCACTCCCTAATAACTCTCCGTTCACCAAGATTTTTTCTGATGA AATGACTGCCATGTTCGGGAATGGACTATTTCAGATGTGGAAGTTAAAACACTGGCCGAAACATGGAATGTGCCACGATGATGCACGGAAAGAATCTACACCAATAACTCTAATAGATATACATAGTTCGTTTTACGTCGTAGCGATTGGTATTTTCGTTGCCTTAATTTTTCTCATATGTGAATGTTTCAAATGGAAACTCTATAGCAAACATAGCAGGAAATTGCTGCAAGACCAAGTAAAAGAAACAGAACACGACATTGAACTAGTAAAGACAAAATCAGATCTAGAGGACTCTATGTTATACTAG